From Cystobacter fuscus DSM 2262:
CCTCTGCCCTGTCCGCCTCCCAGATCCGCGAGGCGTTCCTCCAGTTCTTCGAAGGGCGCGGTCATCGCCGCGTCGCGTCGTCGTCCCTCGTCCCCCAGAACGACCCCACCCTGCTGTTCACCAACGCGGGCATGGTGCAGTTCAAGGACGTGTTCACCGGCCGCGAGAAGCGCGACTACAGCCGCGCCACCACCTCGCAGAAGTGCGTGCGAGCAGGCGGCAAGCACAACGACCTCGACAACGTGGGCTACACGGCGCGCCACCACACGTTCTTCGAGATGCTCGGCAACTTCTCCTTCGGCGACTACTTCAAGGCCGACGCCATCGCGTACGGCTGGGAGTTCGTGACGAAGACGCTGGGGCTGGACACCAAGCGGCTCGCCGTCACCGTGTTCAACGGCGAGGGGGGCGTCCCCTGGGACGAGGAGGCGTTCGAGCTGTGGGCGAAGCAGGGCGTGCCCCGCGAGCGCATCTACAAGCTCGGCCTCAAGGACAACTTCTGGGCCATGGGCGACACGGGCCCGTGCGGCCCCTGCTCGGAGATCCACTTCCACCAGGGTGATGACATCCCCTGTGCCGAGGTGACCGCGGGCCGCGCGTGTCAGGGCGTGGCGTGTGACTGCGACCGGTGGCTGGAGATCTGGAACCTCGTGTTCATGCAGTTCGAGCGCAAGGAGAAGGACGCGCCGCTCATCCCCCTGCCCAAGCCGTCCATCGACACGGGCGCGGGTCTGGAGCGCATCGCCTCGGTGGTGCAGGGCAAGCGCTCCAACTACGACACGGATCTCTTCCAGAGCATCATCTCGCGCGTGAGCGAGCTGGTGGGCAAGCGCTACACCCAGGAGGATGGCGCCTCCATGCGCGTCGTGGCGGACCACGCCCGCGCGGCCGCCTTCCTCATCGCCGATGGCGTGCAGCCCTCCAACGAGGGCCGCGGCTACGTCCTGCGCCGCATCATGCGCCGCGCCATCCGCCACGGCTCCATCCTCGGACTCAACGAGCTGTTCTTCTTCAAGGTCGTCGATCGCGTCATCGAGCTGATGGGGGACGCCTACCCCGAGCTGCGCGACAGCCGCACCTTCCTCATCGAGGTGTCGCGGCACGAGGAGGAGAGCTTCCGGCGCACGCTCGATCGCGGCATGAAGATGATCGACGAGAGCGTGGCGAAGCTGAAGCAGGCCGGCGAGAAGAAGCTGTCGGGCGCGGACATCTACTACCTGCACGGCACCTACGGCTTCCCGTGGGACCTGACGGAGATCATCCTGCGCGAGCGCGGCTTCGAGGCCGACGTCGAGGGCTTCTGGAAGGAGATCGAGAAGGAGGCCCTGAAGAACAAGTTCGCGGGCTCCGGCGACAAGGCGGTGGGCGCCGTCTACCAGCAGGTGCTCGAGCGCGTGGGCCAGAGCGAGTTCCTCGGCTACGAGGGCGTGGGCCACGAGGGCGAGGGCTCGGTGCGCGCCATCCTCAAGGGCGGCGCCGAGGTGCCCGAGGCCCACGCGGGTGACGAGGTGGAGCTGGTGCTCGACCGCACGCCCTTCTACGGCGAGTCCGGCGGACAGATGGGCGACACCGGCCGCATCGTGGCCCATGGGGGCAAGACGGTGGCCCAGGTGGCCGACGCGCAGCGCCCGGTGCCCGGCCTCGTCGTCCACAAGGCGAAGGTGACCGAGGGCACGCTCAAGACGGGCGACATGGTGCAGGCGAGCGTGGACGGCGAGCGCCGCTCGTCCATCCGCGCCAACCACTCGGCCACGCACCTGTTGCACCGCGCGCTCAAGCTGGTGCTCGGCGAGCACGTGAAGCAGGCCGGCTCCGTGGTGGCGCCGGACTACCTGCGCTTCGACTTCTCGCACTTCTCGCCCATGACGCCCGAGCAGCAGGATCAGGTGGAAGACCTGGTCAACGGCTGGGTGCGCGAGAACACCGAGTCCCAGACGCGCATCATGAGCCTGGAGGAGGCGAAGAAGTCGGGCGCCGTCGCCATGTTCGGCGAGAAGTACGGCGAGACGGTGCGCGTCGTCACCGTGCACCCGCAGACCACGGAGCTGTGCGGCGGCACCCACGTGCGACGCAGCGGAGACATCGGCCTGTTCAAGCTCGTGAGCGAGAGCGGTGTGGCCTCGGGCGTGCGGCGCATCACCGCCGTCACGGGCCTGGGCGCCCTCCAGTACGTGCGCGAGACCGAGCGCGAGCTGAAGAAGGTCGCCGAGATGCTCAAGACCTCGCCCAAGGACCTGGTCAAGCGCGTGGAGGCCACGCAGAAGCGCGTGAAGGACCTGGAGCGCAAGGTCGAGGAGGTGTCCGTGAAGGCCCAGACGGGCTCCAGCAAGGATCTGCTCGAGCAGGCGCGCGACATCCACGGCATCAAGGTGCTCGCCACGCGCGTGGACCAGGCGGACGCGAACGTCATCCGCGGCATGGCCGACCAGCTGCGCGACCGCATCAAGTCCGGCGTGGTGCTCATCGGCGGTGAGAAGGACGGCAAGGTCGTCCTGCTCGTGGCGGCCACCAAGGACGTGGTGGCCCGGGGCATCCACGCGGGCAACCTGCTCAAGGAGCTCGCCAAGGAGGTCAACGGCCGCGGCGGAGGCAAGCCCGACCTGGCCCAGGGCGGTGGCGAGGATCCCTCGCGCATCCCCGCCGCCTTCGACAAGCTCTACGAGCTGGTCCAGGGAACCACCCTCGCATGAGAGCCCCCACCCAGGCGCTCCTCCTGCTGCTCTGCGCGGCCGCTCCGTTGGGCGGCTGCAAGGAGAAATCCGTGGACGGTCCCTCCGAGGACCGCACCCTGGAGAAGTTGCGCCTGGAAGTGGACCGCGTGAACCAGGGCGGCGCCCCCTCGGCCCCGCCCGGCACGCCCACCGATCCCCACGCGCAGCTCGCCGACCTCGCCGCCGCGCAGGACTCGGACGCGGTGAAGCCGCTCGCGCTGGCCTCGCGCGAGGCCGTGAGCGTGGACACGCTCGAGCTCCAGCCCACGGGCCTGGAGTCGATGCACTCGCTGCGCGGCGCCGGCAAGGTGGCCCTCACCACCTCGGACCTCTTCGTGCGCGTGAAGCTCGAGGCGCGCAACACCGGCGCGAAGGCCGTGGACGTGCCGCTGTCGGCGGCGAAGCTCGTGGACGCCGAGGGCCAGGAGTACCCCATCCCCCGCGATGCACAGGCCGTGGGCGGCACCCGGAAGCTGGACCACACCTGGGAGCCAGGGCAGAGCGAGTCGCTCGACCTCGTCTTCGAGGTACCCCTGGCCGCCGTCACGCCCGGTCTGGTGCTCGTGTTTCCATCCCGCGGCGGCAAGGACACCCGCCTTCCGCTGCAATGAAGCCCTCCGGGAGACGGTGACGCACGGTGACGGTCGAGCCCAAGCTGCTCCCGCTGCGCATCCGCCTTCCGTACGCCACGGAGGAGGAGTTCATCGTCCGCTACGGCGCCTATGTCGCCCGGGGCGGCCTCTTCCTCGCCACGCGCGCGCCCAAGACCGAGGGAACCAGGCTCCTGTTCGAGCTGGTGCTGGCCGACGGCGGACGCCTCCTGCGGGGCGAGGGCGTGGTGGTGAAGTCCCAGGCCGACGGCCCTCGCGCGGGAATGACGGTGCGCTTCGTGCGCCTGGACGTGCACAGCAAGGCGCTCATCGACCGCGTCATGGACCGCAAGGGCCAGGGCCCGGCGACGGCGAAGCCTCCCTTCGCCCCGGACTTCCCCACGCCGGAAGAAGCTCCGGCCGCGCCCGCAGCGCCAGCCCCACCGCCCGCCGAGACGACTCGGAAGGGACGCCCCGTCATCTCCGCGGAAGCCCTGCGCCGGCAAGCCGAGCGCATGCCCATCCCGGGCTCCTCCAGGACCCCGTCCCGCGAGGGAATTCCCACCGTCGCTCCGGTCAGCGCGGAGCCACTCCCCGCCCCCGAGCCACCCGTTTCCTTCGCGCCCGAGCCTCTCGCGCCCGTGGCTCCCGAGCCGTCCATTGCCTTCGAGCCCGAGCCCCCCGCGTTCGTGGTCCCCGAGCCGCCCGTTCCCCTCGCGCCCGAGCCTCCCGCGCCCGTGGTTCCCGAACCACCCGTGCCCGAGTTCAAGGGCCGGCGGCGCGCCATCCTCGACGTGGTCCCCGTGGCCCCCGTCACGGCCGCGCCTCGCGACGTCGTGCTCGGCATCGATCTGGGCACCTCATGGGCACGTGCCGCCGTTCACCACCAGGGCACGCTCCAGCTCATCCCCGTCGGTGGGGCCCAGGCCCTCCCCGCGCTCCTCGCCGTGAACGAGTCGGGCCAGCTCCTCATGGGTGAGGCGGCCCGGGCCGAAGCCGAGCGCGCACCGGGCCACGCCCTCCCCGGGCTGCGCCGCCTCCTCGGAGTGCGCGCCCGCTCGCCGCTGATGCGCGCGCTGAGCGGCCCCCTGCCCTTCGCGCTGAGCACCAGCCCCCTGGGTGACGCGAGCATCGACCTTCACGGCCGCCAGTTCCTCCTGCCCGAGCTCGCCGCCCAGCTCCTGCGCGAGCTCAAGTCCGCCGCCTCCTCCTTCCTCGGCCACGAGGCCGCGCGCACCGTGCTGTGCGTTCCCGCCCACTTCGACGACCGGCAGCGCGCCGCCATGCGCGAGGCGGCCACGCTCGCCGGACTCGAGGTGCTGCGCATCCTCAACGCGCCCTCGGCCGCAGCGCTCGCCTTCGGGCATGGGCGGGGGCTGGCGCGCAAGCGGCTGCTGGTGGTGGAGCTCGGTGGAGGGGGGCTCGATGTGTCCGTCGTGCAGCTCACCGGCGACGACCTCGAGGTCATCACCACCGGAGGAGACCCCACCCTCGGCGGCATGGACTTCGACGCGCGCATCGCCGAGGCGCTCGCCACGGCCCGCCAGGCCCAGGGGCTGCCCCGTCCCGAGCACCCCTCCGACTGGGCCGAGCTGTTGCTCGCCGCCGAGACCGCCAAGGTGGCCCTGAGCGAGCGGGAGGAGGTGTCCCTGCCCATGCCCGGCGGCGCTCCGCCCTTCGTGCTCACGCGCCAGCGCCTGGACACCCTCACCGAGGATCTCGTGCAGCGCCTCACCCTCGTCGTGCGGCAGGTGCTCGAGTCCAGCGCGCTCACGCCCCAGGGACTCGACGAGGTGCTGCTGCTGGGCAGCCAGGGCCGCGCGCCCCTGGTGCGTCGCGGGCTGGAGGAGGCCCTGGGCGTGCCCGTGCGCACGGACGTGGGGGCCGAGCACCCGGCGGCGCTCGGCGCGGCGCTGCTGGGCCAGGGGCTGCTCGACGCCGAGAAGGGCAAGCCGGGCGCCACCGTCTCCGAGGTGCTCTCCGTTCCCGTGGGCGTCGCCGAGCGCGGAGGCGGGCTGCGGCGCGTCCTCGAGCGCGACACGCGCCTGCCCGCGGAGAAGACGCTGGTGATTCCCGTCACCGCCGGCCCGCTCGCCCTCGCGCTCTTCCAGGGGCCCTCGCTCGTGGCGGTGGAGAACGAGTACCTCGGCACGCTCTCCCTCACCCTCGAGCGTCCGGGCGAGGCCGAAGTGCACTTCAGCCTGTCGCAGGACGGGCTCCTGTCGCTGGCCGTCACCCTGCCCGGCGTCAAGCGTCAGCCGGTCACCCTCACCGCGCAGCCACCCGAGGACGCGGAGTGGGAGGCCCTGCTGTCGCGCTCCCCCTTCGAGGGCGAGCCCGGGACGCGTCCGGGCGGACTCCTGTCGGGTCTGCGCAAGCTCTTCGGCCGCCGCTGACGGCGAGTGCGGGGAGGCAGCCGAGCAGGGGCCTCTCGTCTGCCCCGGAGCAGGCACGGCCATGAGGCCGAGTGCGTC
This genomic window contains:
- the alaS gene encoding alanine--tRNA ligase encodes the protein MSSALSASQIREAFLQFFEGRGHRRVASSSLVPQNDPTLLFTNAGMVQFKDVFTGREKRDYSRATTSQKCVRAGGKHNDLDNVGYTARHHTFFEMLGNFSFGDYFKADAIAYGWEFVTKTLGLDTKRLAVTVFNGEGGVPWDEEAFELWAKQGVPRERIYKLGLKDNFWAMGDTGPCGPCSEIHFHQGDDIPCAEVTAGRACQGVACDCDRWLEIWNLVFMQFERKEKDAPLIPLPKPSIDTGAGLERIASVVQGKRSNYDTDLFQSIISRVSELVGKRYTQEDGASMRVVADHARAAAFLIADGVQPSNEGRGYVLRRIMRRAIRHGSILGLNELFFFKVVDRVIELMGDAYPELRDSRTFLIEVSRHEEESFRRTLDRGMKMIDESVAKLKQAGEKKLSGADIYYLHGTYGFPWDLTEIILRERGFEADVEGFWKEIEKEALKNKFAGSGDKAVGAVYQQVLERVGQSEFLGYEGVGHEGEGSVRAILKGGAEVPEAHAGDEVELVLDRTPFYGESGGQMGDTGRIVAHGGKTVAQVADAQRPVPGLVVHKAKVTEGTLKTGDMVQASVDGERRSSIRANHSATHLLHRALKLVLGEHVKQAGSVVAPDYLRFDFSHFSPMTPEQQDQVEDLVNGWVRENTESQTRIMSLEEAKKSGAVAMFGEKYGETVRVVTVHPQTTELCGGTHVRRSGDIGLFKLVSESGVASGVRRITAVTGLGALQYVRETERELKKVAEMLKTSPKDLVKRVEATQKRVKDLERKVEEVSVKAQTGSSKDLLEQARDIHGIKVLATRVDQADANVIRGMADQLRDRIKSGVVLIGGEKDGKVVLLVAATKDVVARGIHAGNLLKELAKEVNGRGGGKPDLAQGGGEDPSRIPAAFDKLYELVQGTTLA
- a CDS encoding DUF4352 domain-containing protein; translated protein: MRAPTQALLLLLCAAAPLGGCKEKSVDGPSEDRTLEKLRLEVDRVNQGGAPSAPPGTPTDPHAQLADLAAAQDSDAVKPLALASREAVSVDTLELQPTGLESMHSLRGAGKVALTTSDLFVRVKLEARNTGAKAVDVPLSAAKLVDAEGQEYPIPRDAQAVGGTRKLDHTWEPGQSESLDLVFEVPLAAVTPGLVLVFPSRGGKDTRLPLQ
- a CDS encoding Hsp70 family protein, whose protein sequence is MTVEPKLLPLRIRLPYATEEEFIVRYGAYVARGGLFLATRAPKTEGTRLLFELVLADGGRLLRGEGVVVKSQADGPRAGMTVRFVRLDVHSKALIDRVMDRKGQGPATAKPPFAPDFPTPEEAPAAPAAPAPPPAETTRKGRPVISAEALRRQAERMPIPGSSRTPSREGIPTVAPVSAEPLPAPEPPVSFAPEPLAPVAPEPSIAFEPEPPAFVVPEPPVPLAPEPPAPVVPEPPVPEFKGRRRAILDVVPVAPVTAAPRDVVLGIDLGTSWARAAVHHQGTLQLIPVGGAQALPALLAVNESGQLLMGEAARAEAERAPGHALPGLRRLLGVRARSPLMRALSGPLPFALSTSPLGDASIDLHGRQFLLPELAAQLLRELKSAASSFLGHEAARTVLCVPAHFDDRQRAAMREAATLAGLEVLRILNAPSAAALAFGHGRGLARKRLLVVELGGGGLDVSVVQLTGDDLEVITTGGDPTLGGMDFDARIAEALATARQAQGLPRPEHPSDWAELLLAAETAKVALSEREEVSLPMPGGAPPFVLTRQRLDTLTEDLVQRLTLVVRQVLESSALTPQGLDEVLLLGSQGRAPLVRRGLEEALGVPVRTDVGAEHPAALGAALLGQGLLDAEKGKPGATVSEVLSVPVGVAERGGGLRRVLERDTRLPAEKTLVIPVTAGPLALALFQGPSLVAVENEYLGTLSLTLERPGEAEVHFSLSQDGLLSLAVTLPGVKRQPVTLTAQPPEDAEWEALLSRSPFEGEPGTRPGGLLSGLRKLFGRR